TCCATGTTGATCTTGCGCGCGCGCACGTCGAGCGCGCCGCGGAAGATGAAGGGGAAGCCGAGCACGTTGTTCACCTGGTTCGCGTAGTCGGAGCGGCCCGTCGCCATGATGGCGTCGTCGCGCACGGCGGCGACCTCGGCCGGCGTGATCTCGGGGTCGGGATTGGCCATGGCGAAGATGATGGGCTTGGGCGCCATGGCCCCGACCATCTCACCGGTGACCGTGCCGGCCGACGACACACCGACGAACACGTCGGCTCCGCGCAGCGCGTCGGCCAGGGTGCGCGCCTTGGTGTTGCGCACGTAGCGCGCCTTGTACTTGTTCATGCCGTCGGTGCGGCCCTGCCACAGGACGCCCTTCGAGTCGGTCAT
This DNA window, taken from Myxococcota bacterium, encodes the following:
- a CDS encoding malic enzyme-like NAD(P)-binding protein produces the protein MTDSKGVLWQGRTDGMNKYKARYVRNTKARTLADALRGADVFVGVSSAGTVTGEMVGAMAPKPIIFAMANPDPEITPAEVAAVRDDAIMATGRSDYANQVNNVLGFPFIFRGALDVRARKINMEMKLAAVHALADLARSGDAGVPDAVRRAYPNERFDFGPTYIIPKPFDPRVLIHESMAVARAAMESGVARQPVDLEDYRRTLEARLVEIAAL